A genomic segment from Aegilops tauschii subsp. strangulata cultivar AL8/78 chromosome 1, Aet v6.0, whole genome shotgun sequence encodes:
- the LOC120973273 gene encoding uncharacterized protein, with amino-acid sequence MEWEPDEQHLGDLGVTGIRRETLRVLRAILPSFLCHVSNIFIFLAHVAGCVTVFSSLVSGDLSRLLHLFFSPAFFYFLCDFAVMEGYDMLFVLSVASFYRNKGADHRAGPMAIPRLLRRINRDQRLRHCATFLLAVTAFGGYTAVFGSAWRTLRLLHAPGEIVLPLRLLGGAACIAGVVYLAVLLRMACVVSLLENASGFGALCRSRELLAGKFWAAATVFAVLDGCFVAMLMAFPTVTVEDAMGGMGLGQFAAVAMMTAILCVVMTGTLVAQPVVYLVCKNYHHNPRTLLEV; translated from the coding sequence ATGGAGTGGGAACCCGATGAGCAGCATCTCGGTGACCTCGGGGTCACCGGCATCCGCCGCGAGACCCTCCGAGTTCTTCGGGCCATCCTCCCCAGCTTCCTTTGCCACGTATCCAACATATTCATCTTCCTTGCCCACGTCGCCGGATGCGTCACGGTCTTCTCCAGCCTCGTCTCCGGCGACCTTTCGAGACTTCTCCATCTCTTCTTCTCCCCGGCCTTCTTCTACTTCCTCTGCGATTTCGCCGTCATGGAAGGGTACGACATGCTGTTCGTGCTCTCAGTCGCCTCCTTCTACCGCAACAAGGGCGCCGACCACCGGGCGGGGCCCATGGCCATCCCACGCCTCCTTAGACGCATAAATCGCGACCAGCGCCTCCGGCACTGCGCCACCTTCTTGCTGGCTGTCACCGCCTTCGGAGGTTACACCGCCGTCTTCGGGTCCGCCTGGCGGACGCTCCGCCTGCTCCATGCTCCGGGTGAGATCGTCCTGCCGCTGCGACTGCTAGGCGGGGCCGCGTGCATCGCCGGGGTGGTGTACCTCGCCGTGCTGCTCCGCATGGCCTGCGTGGTGTCGCTGCTCGAGAACGCCAGCGGGTTCGGCGCCTTGTGCAGGAGCCGCGAGCTCCTCGCCGGAAAGTTCTGGGCGGCGGCCACCGTCTTCGCTGTGCTTGATGGCTGCTTCGTAGCGATGCTGATGGCCTTCCCGACGGTGACGGTGGAGGACGCGATGGGCGGCATGGGCCTCGGCCAGTTTGCTGCGGTGGCGATGATGACAGCAATATTGTGCGTGGTCATGACTGGGACGCTGGTGGCGCAGCCCGTGGTCTACCTCGTGTGCAAGAACTACCACCATAACCCAAGAACACTACTGGAGGTTTGA